The following proteins come from a genomic window of Candidatus Blochmanniella vafra str. BVAF:
- a CDS encoding porin OmpC, with product MKLWCFANLIATMVIATSAFGASEIYNKNGNILNVYGNISGGQYFSKSSNNSSSNYSFVRYGLFGETYLNGDKISGFGRWEHEFPLKNVEEGMYLADNGHALLGYLGVKLGNFGSFDYGRNYGILHDVKSWTDFSSEFGGDTSLSDNFLSGRASNVITYRNSNFFGLLNGLNFAVQYQGENNTNKATGRTVKTSNGEGYGISASYHLNNGMAASVVYANSNRTFDQRSLDSDCSNEDPAEAYYVGVKYDAYGAYIAAVYGETYNMTPFGNFDEVLNPESMYGFANKTRNVSVIAQYRFNCGLTPSISYLHSKASDLDNGYGNYLKKYVTLGSSYLFNKKISATMDYRLNLLVKNDFTTAAKICTDDMFAVGLSYLF from the coding sequence ATGAAATTATGGTGTTTTGCTAACTTGATTGCGACTATGGTTATAGCAACAAGTGCTTTTGGTGCTTCTGAAATTTATAACAAAAATGGAAATATATTAAATGTGTATGGGAATATATCAGGGGGACAATATTTTTCAAAAAGTTCTAATAATAGTAGTAGCAATTATTCATTTGTGAGGTATGGATTGTTTGGTGAAACATATTTGAATGGAGATAAAATTTCGGGTTTTGGAAGATGGGAGCATGAATTTCCTTTAAAAAACGTTGAGGAAGGTATGTATTTAGCAGATAATGGGCATGCACTTTTAGGTTATCTGGGAGTTAAACTTGGAAATTTTGGAAGTTTTGATTATGGTCGAAATTATGGAATATTGCATGATGTAAAATCTTGGACAGATTTTTCCTCAGAATTTGGAGGGGATACGTCTTTATCAGATAATTTTTTATCTGGTCGAGCATCAAATGTTATTACTTATCGTAATAGTAATTTCTTTGGTTTATTAAATGGATTAAATTTTGCTGTTCAATATCAAGGAGAAAATAATACTAATAAAGCAACAGGACGAACAGTAAAAACCTCTAATGGAGAAGGTTACGGAATTTCTGCGTCTTATCATTTAAACAATGGAATGGCTGCTTCTGTAGTTTATGCGAATAGTAATCGTACTTTTGATCAGAGGAGCTTAGATAGTGATTGTAGTAATGAAGATCCTGCTGAAGCATATTATGTTGGTGTTAAATATGATGCTTACGGAGCGTATATCGCTGCTGTTTATGGAGAAACTTATAATATGACTCCTTTTGGGAACTTTGATGAAGTTTTAAATCCAGAAAGTATGTATGGTTTCGCTAATAAAACAAGAAATGTGTCAGTTATAGCTCAATATAGATTTAATTGCGGGTTGACACCTTCAATATCTTATTTACACTCAAAAGCTAGTGATTTAGATAACGGGTATGGAAATTATCTTAAAAAATATGTGACCTTAGGTAGTAGCTATTTATTTAATAAGAAAATTTCTGCTACTATGGATTATAGGTTAAATCTTTTAGTTAAAAATGATTTTACTACTGCTGCAAAAATTTGTACTGATGATATGTTTGCGGTAGGATTATCTTATTTGTTTTAA
- the gyrA gene encoding DNA gyrase subunit A: protein MNDRAKEITQVYIEEELKRSYLDYAMSVIIGRALPDVRDGLKPVHRRVLFAMQILGNYWNKNYKKSARIVGDVIGKYHPHGDSAVYDTIVRMAQPFLMRYVLIDGQGNFGSVDGDSAAAMRYTEIRMSKISNELLSDLEKETVDYEFNYDGTERIPEVLPARIPNILINGSSGIAVGMATNIPPHNLSEVVNGCLAFIDNENITIDELMQHIPGPDFPSAAVINDCSELKKAYETGKGKIYIRARAEINTDVKTGRESIIVYEIPYQVNKSKLLEKIAELVKTKRIDGIHSLRDESDKDGMRVVIDIKHDAISEIVLNNLYSLTQLQVSFGINMVALHHGQPKVMSLKDILSAFICHRRSVITRRILFELKKASNRIHVLEGLVIALSNIDIVIEVIRRSNSAFNAGCILTSQSWRANDVTNMRKSISIDLLNSEWLDKNNFTKNNECYFTKNQARAILDLRLHKLTTLEHDKLLVEYDSLLKKMEKLIFTLKNKSSLMDVIRQELVSIKEEYSDIRRTEINNTIPSIDVENLINQRDVVVTLSYQGYVKYQPLTDYEAQKRGGKGKLTTRIKEEDFITQLLIANTHDTVLLFSNYGRIYWMKVYRLPEVKRSSRGRPIINLLPLDVNERITTILPIQKYTKGHQVFMATSSGFVKKTALMEFSRPRNVGIIALNLNVGDELIGADVTDGNNEVMLFTAYGKVVRFKETQVRSMGRSAVGVKGIHLLQGDRVVSLIIPKNKSSILTITKNGFGKRTDQSEYPLKSRSTKGVISIKVTERNGNVVGAVQVSHDDQIMIITDAGRLVRIRVSEVNIIKRNTKGVMLIRTACDEHVVGLQRVVESVDSN, encoded by the coding sequence ATGAATGATCGTGCTAAAGAAATTACACAAGTTTATATAGAAGAAGAATTAAAACGTTCTTATTTAGATTATGCTATGTCTGTAATTATAGGACGAGCTTTACCAGATGTTAGAGATGGATTAAAACCGGTACATCGTCGGGTACTGTTTGCTATGCAGATTCTTGGGAATTATTGGAATAAAAATTATAAAAAATCTGCTAGAATAGTGGGAGACGTTATAGGTAAATATCATCCTCATGGTGATTCAGCGGTATATGATACCATTGTTCGTATGGCGCAACCTTTTTTAATGCGTTATGTTTTAATTGATGGTCAGGGAAATTTTGGGTCAGTAGATGGTGATTCAGCCGCTGCTATGCGTTATACGGAAATACGTATGTCTAAAATTTCAAATGAATTATTATCTGACTTAGAAAAAGAAACAGTTGATTATGAGTTTAATTATGATGGTACTGAGCGAATTCCTGAGGTATTGCCAGCCAGAATTCCGAATATTTTAATTAATGGATCGTCTGGAATTGCTGTGGGAATGGCTACAAATATTCCACCTCATAATCTTTCTGAAGTAGTTAATGGTTGTCTAGCATTTATTGACAATGAAAATATTACTATTGATGAATTGATGCAACACATACCAGGTCCAGATTTTCCTTCTGCTGCTGTTATTAATGATTGTAGCGAACTGAAAAAAGCATATGAAACAGGTAAAGGTAAAATTTACATTCGAGCTAGAGCGGAAATTAATACTGATGTTAAGACTGGACGAGAATCTATAATAGTATATGAAATTCCGTATCAAGTTAATAAATCTAAATTATTGGAAAAAATTGCAGAATTAGTAAAAACAAAACGTATTGATGGTATACATAGTTTGCGTGATGAATCTGATAAAGATGGAATGAGAGTAGTTATTGATATTAAGCATGATGCTATTAGTGAAATAGTATTGAATAATTTATATTCTTTAACGCAGTTACAAGTATCTTTTGGGATTAATATGGTTGCTTTACATCATGGGCAACCAAAAGTAATGTCGTTAAAAGATATTTTATCTGCTTTTATATGTCATCGTCGTTCCGTTATAACACGTCGTATTTTATTTGAATTGAAAAAAGCTAGTAACCGCATTCATGTTTTAGAGGGGTTAGTAATAGCTTTATCTAATATAGATATTGTAATTGAAGTAATTCGTCGTTCTAATAGTGCTTTTAATGCTGGTTGTATTTTAACATCTCAATCTTGGAGGGCAAATGATGTCACAAATATGAGAAAGTCAATATCTATTGATTTATTAAATTCGGAGTGGTTAGATAAAAATAATTTTACCAAAAATAATGAATGTTATTTCACTAAAAATCAGGCACGGGCTATTTTAGATTTACGATTACATAAACTTACTACCTTAGAACATGATAAATTATTAGTAGAATATGATTCTTTATTAAAGAAAATGGAAAAATTGATTTTTACCTTGAAGAATAAAAGTTCGTTAATGGATGTAATTCGTCAAGAATTAGTTTCTATTAAGGAAGAATACAGCGATATCCGTCGGACTGAAATTAATAATACTATTCCTAGTATTGATGTAGAAAATTTAATTAATCAAAGGGATGTTGTCGTAACATTGTCTTATCAAGGGTATGTTAAGTATCAACCATTAACTGATTATGAAGCACAAAAACGAGGAGGAAAAGGGAAATTAACTACTCGTATAAAGGAAGAAGATTTTATTACTCAGTTGCTCATAGCAAATACTCATGATACTGTTTTATTATTTTCTAATTATGGTCGCATATATTGGATGAAAGTATATCGCTTACCGGAAGTAAAACGTAGTTCACGTGGCCGACCAATTATTAATTTATTACCTTTAGACGTAAATGAACGCATTACTACTATTTTGCCGATTCAAAAGTATACAAAGGGACATCAAGTATTTATGGCTACTAGCAGTGGATTTGTAAAAAAAACTGCGCTTATGGAATTTAGTCGACCTAGAAATGTTGGTATTATTGCGCTTAATCTTAATGTAGGTGATGAATTGATCGGAGCTGATGTGACAGACGGGAATAATGAAGTTATGTTATTTACTGCTTATGGTAAGGTTGTGAGATTTAAGGAAACTCAGGTGCGTAGTATGGGGCGTTCAGCAGTTGGGGTTAAAGGTATTCATTTGTTGCAAGGAGATCGAGTAGTATCTTTAATTATACCGAAAAATAAAAGTTCTATATTAACTATAACTAAAAATGGATTTGGTAAACGCACAGATCAATCGGAATATCCATTAAAATCTCGTTCTACTAAAGGGGTAATTTCTATTAAAGTTACAGAAAGAAATGGCAATGTAGTAGGAGCTGTGCAAGTTAGCCATGATGATCAAATAATGATAATTACTGATGCTGGTCGATTAGTGCGTATTCGTGTTTCTGAAGTTAATATTATTAAACGTAATACTAAAGGGGTTATGTTAATTCGTACTGCTTGTGATGAGCATGTAGTTGGATTGCAGCGTGTGGTAGAATCAGTAGACTCTAATTAG
- the ubiG gene encoding bifunctional 2-polyprenyl-6-hydroxyphenol methylase/3-demethylubiquinol 3-O-methyltransferase UbiG — MNKKITKNLTKNIDPKEIKRFNLSASQWWNTNGIFQSLHHINNTRLHYIIKYSNGLHKKKILDIGCGGGILSESMARKGAKVTGLDYSSNSLNIAKKHALSHNLIINYKLETIEQHLLNHTNHYDIITCMEVLEHVPNPLEIINACSSMIKIGGSIFFSTLNRTLKAWLLVIIGAEYIFNLIPKGTHTLERFITPSELLDWIDITKLEANNISGIYYNPFTYNCMITQDISVNYILHTQRTL; from the coding sequence ATGAACAAAAAAATCACTAAAAACTTAACAAAAAATATCGATCCTAAAGAAATTAAACGATTTAATCTATCTGCCTCACAATGGTGGAACACTAATGGTATATTTCAATCTTTACATCATATAAATAACACACGTTTACATTACATTATTAAATATAGCAATGGATTACATAAAAAAAAAATATTAGATATTGGGTGTGGAGGAGGGATTCTTTCAGAAAGCATGGCTAGAAAAGGAGCAAAAGTTACCGGATTAGATTACAGCTCTAATTCATTAAACATAGCTAAAAAACATGCCTTATCTCACAATCTAATAATTAATTATAAACTTGAAACAATAGAACAGCACTTACTCAATCATACTAATCATTACGATATTATAACTTGTATGGAAGTTTTAGAACACGTACCTAACCCATTGGAAATAATTAATGCTTGTTCTTCCATGATTAAAATAGGAGGGTCAATATTTTTTTCTACATTAAACCGAACTCTAAAAGCATGGTTATTAGTTATAATTGGCGCTGAATATATTTTTAACCTCATTCCTAAGGGGACTCATACCTTGGAAAGGTTTATCACGCCATCAGAACTACTTGATTGGATCGATATAACTAAATTAGAAGCAAACAATATCTCTGGAATATACTATAACCCATTTACTTACAATTGTATGATTACACAAGATATAAGCGTAAACTATATATTACATACACAACGAACACTATAA
- the nrdA gene encoding class 1a ribonucleoside-diphosphate reductase subunit alpha, whose protein sequence is MNQTLLVTKRDGHHEPINLEKIHRVINWAAQGLEKISVSQVELRSHIQFYNGIKTSDIQETIIKAAADLISKEEPDYQYLAARLSVFHLRKKAYGQFEPPKLYDHVLRLVKIGKYDKHLLNDYTHNEFEQMDTFIDHWRDMNFSYAAIKQLEGKYLVQNRVTGEIYESAQFLYILTAACLFAKYPKNTRMDYIKKFYNAISTFKISLATPIMSGVRTPTRQFSSCVLIECDDSLDSINATSSAIVKYVAQRAGIGINAGRIRAIGSPIRNGEAFHTGCIPFYKHFQTAVKSCSQGGVRGGAATLFYPIWHLEIENLLVLKNNRGVESNRIRHLDYGVQINKLMYQRLITGKHITLFSPADVPDLYESFFSDQNLFDYLYHKYENDHKIRQLKIKAIELFSLMMQERASTGRIYIQHTDHCNTHSPFNSALAPIRQSNLCLEITLPTKPLNNINDTNGEIALCTLSAFNLGNLNNLDDLSELSTLIVRALDALLDYQSYPVLAAQYSAKNRRSLGIGVINYAYYLAKHGVRYSDGSANTLTHHTFEAIQYYLLKASNLLAKEKGACAWFDDTSYAQGILPIDTYKKDLDYIISEPLRYNWEELRNQIKQYGLRNSTVSALMPSETSSQISNSTNGIEPPRGYISIKASKDGILRQVVPNCEKLASNYELLWNIPNNQGYLELVGIMQKFIDQSISTNMNYDPSCFPESKVPIKQLLSDLLYAYKLGIKTLYYHNTRDGFSETQKKIEYNNNHQPNTCASDACIM, encoded by the coding sequence ATGAATCAAACTTTACTAGTTACTAAACGAGATGGACATCATGAGCCTATTAATTTAGAAAAAATTCATCGCGTAATTAATTGGGCAGCTCAAGGTTTAGAAAAAATTTCAGTTTCACAAGTTGAATTACGTTCTCATATACAATTTTACAATGGAATAAAAACTTCTGATATTCAAGAAACTATTATCAAAGCAGCTGCAGATTTAATCTCTAAAGAAGAACCAGATTATCAATATTTAGCAGCGCGTTTATCAGTATTTCACCTACGTAAAAAAGCATATGGACAATTTGAACCACCTAAACTTTATGATCACGTATTACGACTTGTAAAAATTGGCAAATACGACAAACATTTACTAAACGATTATACTCATAACGAATTTGAACAAATGGATACATTTATCGATCATTGGAGAGATATGAATTTTTCATATGCTGCAATTAAACAACTAGAAGGAAAATATTTAGTTCAAAATCGAGTAACTGGAGAAATTTACGAAAGTGCTCAATTCTTATATATATTAACCGCAGCATGTTTATTTGCTAAATATCCTAAAAATACTAGAATGGACTATATAAAAAAATTTTATAATGCAATATCAACATTTAAAATTTCTTTAGCAACTCCCATTATGTCTGGAGTACGTACTCCAACACGACAATTTAGTTCTTGTGTATTGATTGAATGCGATGACAGTCTTGACTCTATTAATGCTACATCTAGTGCCATTGTAAAATATGTTGCACAACGTGCAGGGATCGGTATTAACGCTGGGCGAATTAGAGCAATAGGTAGTCCGATACGAAATGGAGAAGCATTTCATACAGGATGTATCCCTTTTTATAAACATTTTCAAACAGCTGTTAAATCATGTTCTCAAGGAGGAGTAAGAGGTGGAGCAGCCACTTTATTTTACCCTATCTGGCATTTAGAGATTGAAAACCTATTAGTTCTAAAAAATAATAGAGGGGTAGAATCTAATAGAATACGACATTTAGATTATGGAGTTCAAATTAATAAATTAATGTATCAACGCCTTATAACAGGAAAACATATCACATTATTTAGTCCAGCTGATGTGCCAGATCTATATGAATCTTTTTTTTCCGATCAAAATTTATTTGATTATTTATATCACAAATACGAAAATGATCATAAAATCCGACAATTAAAAATTAAAGCAATAGAATTATTTTCTTTAATGATGCAAGAACGCGCTTCTACCGGAAGAATTTATATTCAACATACAGACCATTGTAATACTCATAGTCCGTTTAATAGCGCTCTTGCTCCAATTCGTCAATCTAATTTATGCTTGGAAATAACATTGCCAACTAAACCATTAAATAATATTAATGATACGAATGGAGAAATAGCTCTATGCACATTATCTGCTTTTAATCTCGGTAACCTCAACAATTTAGATGATTTATCTGAACTTTCCACTTTAATCGTACGTGCACTAGATGCCTTATTAGATTATCAAAGCTACCCTGTATTAGCTGCTCAATACAGCGCTAAAAATCGTCGATCTTTAGGAATAGGAGTAATCAATTATGCCTATTATTTAGCAAAACATGGAGTACGCTACTCAGATGGCAGCGCAAATACACTAACTCACCACACATTTGAAGCTATTCAATATTATTTATTAAAAGCTTCTAATTTGTTAGCTAAAGAAAAAGGGGCATGCGCATGGTTTGATGATACGTCATACGCACAAGGAATTTTACCTATTGACACATATAAAAAAGATCTAGATTATATAATTAGTGAGCCATTACGCTATAATTGGGAAGAATTACGTAATCAAATTAAACAATATGGATTAAGAAATTCTACTGTGTCCGCGTTGATGCCATCAGAAACTTCTTCACAAATTTCTAACTCTACAAATGGCATTGAACCTCCAAGAGGCTATATTAGCATAAAGGCATCAAAAGATGGTATCTTACGTCAAGTAGTGCCAAATTGTGAAAAATTAGCATCTAATTACGAATTACTATGGAATATCCCAAATAATCAAGGTTACTTAGAATTAGTAGGTATTATGCAAAAATTTATCGATCAATCTATCTCAACTAACATGAATTATGATCCATCTTGTTTTCCAGAATCTAAAGTACCAATTAAACAATTATTATCCGATCTATTATATGCATATAAATTAGGTATTAAAACATTGTATTATCACAATACTCGAGATGGATTTTCAGAAACACAAAAAAAAATAGAGTATAATAATAATCATCAACCAAATACCTGTGCAAGCGATGCTTGTATCATGTAA
- the nrdB gene encoding class Ia ribonucleoside-diphosphate reductase subunit beta, which translates to MMYTTFSRKKNNQLLEPMFLGQPVNIVRFDQQKHIIFEKLIEKQLSFFWRPEEIDISKDRIDYQSLPDHEKHIFISNLKYQTLLDSIQGRSPNIALLPLISIPELETWVETWSFFETIHSRSYTHIIRNIVTHPSSVFDDIVTNKEILKRAKDISIYYDDLIKLTNYYHILGPGIHTINKNIVAVNLHELKKKLYLCLISINVLEAIRFYVSFACSFAFAERKLMEGNAKIIRFIARDESLHLSATQHILNLMQSGADDPEMAEISLMYQSESYNLFLMAAEQEKMWAHYLFKDGSMIGLNKEILCQYIEYITNIRMQAIGLKAPFHIKANVIPWINSWLVSDNVQVAPQEVESSSYLVGQINTQINDDEFNNFQL; encoded by the coding sequence ATGATGTACACAACTTTTTCTAGAAAAAAAAATAATCAACTCTTAGAGCCAATGTTTTTAGGACAACCAGTGAATATTGTCCGATTCGACCAGCAAAAACATATCATTTTCGAAAAATTGATCGAAAAACAACTATCTTTTTTTTGGAGACCAGAAGAAATAGATATTTCTAAAGACCGAATAGACTACCAATCTCTTCCTGATCATGAAAAACATATTTTTATTAGTAACTTAAAATACCAAACATTACTAGATTCTATACAAGGCAGAAGTCCAAATATCGCTTTATTACCTTTAATTTCTATTCCTGAATTAGAAACTTGGGTAGAAACTTGGTCATTTTTTGAAACTATTCATTCTCGTTCTTATACCCATATTATTCGTAATATTGTAACTCATCCATCTTCAGTGTTTGATGATATTGTAACCAACAAAGAAATTTTAAAACGAGCAAAAGACATCTCAATATATTATGATGATCTAATTAAATTAACTAATTACTATCATATTTTAGGACCAGGAATACATACAATAAACAAAAATATTGTTGCCGTAAACTTGCATGAATTAAAGAAAAAATTATATTTATGTTTGATTAGTATTAACGTGTTAGAAGCTATTCGGTTTTATGTAAGTTTTGCTTGCTCTTTTGCATTTGCAGAACGCAAACTAATGGAAGGTAATGCTAAGATTATACGTTTTATCGCTCGAGATGAATCTTTACATCTTAGCGCAACTCAGCATATACTGAACTTAATGCAATCTGGAGCAGATGATCCAGAAATGGCTGAAATTAGCCTCATGTATCAGTCAGAAAGTTATAATTTATTTTTAATGGCCGCAGAACAAGAAAAAATGTGGGCTCATTATTTATTTAAAGATGGATCCATGATAGGATTAAATAAAGAGATATTATGTCAATATATTGAATATATCACAAATATACGTATGCAAGCAATTGGATTGAAAGCCCCTTTTCATATTAAGGCTAATGTAATACCCTGGATTAATTCATGGTTGGTATCAGATAACGTTCAAGTTGCGCCTCAAGAAGTAGAATCAAGTTCTTATTTGGTAGGTCAAATCAATACTCAAATTAATGATGATGAATTTAATAATTTTCAATTATAA
- the yfaE gene encoding class I ribonucleotide reductase maintenance protein YfaE, whose product MNLIIFNYKIIIINAHISHNIHFIYNNIRFQSLLEALEYHKIPTNYQCRSGYCGSCRVNLIQGQIKYHSQPLASSFSSKEIFICSCFPEQDIIIKI is encoded by the coding sequence ATGAATTTAATAATTTTCAATTATAAAATTATTATTATAAATGCACACATATCTCATAACATACACTTCATCTATAATAATATTAGATTTCAATCTTTATTAGAAGCATTAGAATATCACAAAATACCTACAAATTATCAATGCAGATCTGGGTATTGTGGAAGCTGTCGGGTTAATTTAATACAAGGACAAATCAAATATCACTCTCAACCTTTAGCGTCTAGTTTTTCCTCTAAAGAAATCTTTATTTGTTCTTGCTTCCCTGAGCAAGATATCATCATAAAAATATAA
- a CDS encoding NADH-quinone oxidoreductase subunit N, which translates to MIKNCWDNMVILLPILIIGITIIVIMLSIAWNRGNLKHAIVTVVGLIVSVVLSFNMMVSTKNNIQENSNIFQLVYVDNFSILHTVLVVFSSLASVISGYSWLLSYPNDRRDEFYLLLLLSTMGGVLLTITNHLVILFLGIELVSIPMCGLISYSVFQKRSIESGIKYIILSGVSSSFLLFGIAFIYCGSGSLSFIEIKELMLTYSNTKITCYQLSPMLLIVIGLSMMMVGIGFKLSFVPFHVWVPDVYQGASSSVSMYLATGSKVAVVSALIRFFLILPDQYNEILYIFLLSSACLSMLFGSIMAIQQRSIKRILAYASITNSGYLLAMLSTLYINTVIAQEAIHVYLISYLIANIGVFGIINMVSGSCVEKDNKDSDLIYLYDGLFWKSPVLSVMFTIIILSLAGIPLTFGFIGKFYLLLLGVSSKLWILTTFIIISSIISMCFYLKIMANLFRDYSMKRSNIAIDFNFLSNWIYKIEGWMIIIMVIIILYCGLYPQSIICLIQSM; encoded by the coding sequence ATGATAAAAAATTGTTGGGATAATATGGTAATTTTATTACCTATATTGATTATAGGTATAACAATTATTGTTATTATGTTATCCATAGCATGGAATAGAGGAAATTTGAAGCATGCTATAGTAACAGTAGTTGGATTGATTGTATCAGTAGTGTTATCTTTCAATATGATGGTATCGACCAAAAATAACATTCAAGAAAATTCAAATATTTTTCAGTTGGTTTATGTTGATAATTTTTCTATATTGCATACAGTATTAGTGGTATTTTCAAGCTTAGCTAGCGTTATATCAGGATATTCATGGTTATTATCTTATCCAAATGATCGAAGAGATGAGTTTTATTTATTACTATTATTGTCTACTATGGGGGGGGTATTGTTAACTATTACAAATCATTTAGTAATATTATTTTTAGGAATTGAATTAGTTTCTATTCCTATGTGTGGGTTGATTAGTTATTCTGTTTTTCAGAAACGATCTATAGAATCAGGTATTAAATATATTATATTATCTGGAGTTTCATCATCTTTTTTATTATTTGGGATAGCTTTTATATATTGTGGATCTGGGTCTTTATCTTTTATTGAGATTAAAGAATTAATGTTAACTTATAGTAATACTAAAATTACATGTTATCAGCTATCTCCGATGTTATTGATAGTTATAGGATTATCAATGATGATGGTAGGGATTGGTTTTAAATTATCTTTCGTTCCATTTCATGTATGGGTTCCTGATGTATATCAAGGAGCATCTTCTTCGGTATCTATGTATTTAGCTACTGGTAGTAAAGTTGCTGTAGTTTCTGCATTAATCCGATTTTTTTTAATCTTACCAGATCAATATAATGAAATACTTTATATTTTTTTGTTAAGTTCAGCATGTTTGTCTATGTTGTTTGGTAGTATTATGGCTATACAACAAAGGAGTATTAAGCGTATTTTAGCCTATGCTTCAATAACTAATTCAGGGTATTTGTTAGCAATGTTAAGTACATTATATATTAATACTGTGATAGCTCAAGAAGCTATTCATGTGTATCTTATAAGTTATTTAATCGCTAATATAGGAGTATTCGGAATAATTAATATGGTATCAGGCTCGTGCGTAGAAAAGGATAATAAAGACTCAGATTTAATTTATTTATATGATGGTTTATTTTGGAAGTCACCTGTATTATCAGTAATGTTTACAATAATAATATTATCATTGGCAGGGATTCCTTTAACTTTTGGTTTTATTGGTAAATTTTACTTATTATTATTAGGAGTAAGTAGTAAATTATGGATACTTACTACTTTTATAATAATTAGTAGTATTATTAGTATGTGTTTTTATTTAAAAATTATGGCTAATTTATTCCGTGATTATTCTATGAAGAGAAGTAATATTGCTATTGATTTTAATTTTCTTTCTAATTGGATCTATAAAATAGAAGGGTGGATGATAATAATCATGGTGATTATTATCTTGTATTGTGGTTTATATCCTCAATCTATAATTTGTTTAATTCAGTCAATGTAA